Proteins encoded within one genomic window of Humulus lupulus chromosome 1, drHumLupu1.1, whole genome shotgun sequence:
- the LOC133812869 gene encoding L10-interacting MYB domain-containing protein-like, with protein MATRVTRSKREQSQQQEQQNRARWTSYLTKILADLMVEQVYKGNRQNNSFGKKSWKYMCDDFYRKTGLKWDKEQLKNRYAVLRRQYAAVKTLLDRGDFTWDESTGTIIASEKAWTEIIREHPDVEPLKASGCSIYKKLCTIFSESATNNGKHDQSAELGERTRSNIGQTTPLCLQQESSSESEETDDVVEIQDTGQPSTPRTGVRKRGRKGIDDAIAEAIFEMAAASKMRTTAIQQCNATKYSVTKCIKLLDEMQGVDEKLYLAALDMFNKPSSRETFMSLTGDKRLTWLRCKVHGAAHLP; from the exons ATGGCAACCCGAGTTACTAGGTCGAAGAGAGAACAATCCCAGCAGCAGGAACAACAAAATAGAGCTAGATGGACATCATATCTTACTAAAATACTTGCAGACTTGATGGTTGAACAAGTTTACAAAGGGAATAGGCAAAACAATTCTTTTGGCAAGAAATCTTGGAAGTACATGTGTGATGATTTTTATAGGAAAACAGGTCTCAAATGGGATAAGGAGCAACTGAAGAACCGATATGCAGTCTTGAGGAGGCAATATGCTGCTGTAAAAACCCTTCTTGATCGAGGGGATTTCACTTGGGATGAATCCACAGGAACTATTATTGCCAGTGAGAAAGCATGGACAGAAATCATCAGG GAACATCCTGATGTCGAGCCTTTGAAAGCCAGTGGCTGCTCAATTTATAAAAAGCTATGCACTATATTCTCAGAATCAGCAACTAATAATGGGAAGCATGATCAGTCAGCTGAACTCGGGGAAAGGACTCGATCAAACATCGGTCAAACGACGCCCTTGTGCCTGCAGCAGGAGTCCTCATCTGAATCTGAAGAAACTGATGATGTTGTAGAAATTCAAGACACAGGTCAGCCTTCCACGCCTAGGACTGGTGTTCGAAAAAGAGGGCGGAAGGGAATTGATGATGCCATTGCTGAAGCTATATTTGAGATGGCAGCCGCATCAAAGATGAGGACAACAGCCATACAGCAATGTAATGCCACCAAATATAGTGTAACAAAATGTATCAAACTATTGGATGAGATGCAAGGTGTTGATGAGAAACTCTACTTGGCTGCTCTCGACATGTTCAACAAGCCTTCATCGAGGGAGACATTTATGTCTCTAACAGGTGACAAGCGCTTGACTTGGCTGCGTTGCAAAGTGCATGGCGCAGCCCACTTACCTTAG
- the LOC133812867 gene encoding protein ALTERED PHOSPHATE STARVATION RESPONSE 1 has translation MGCCYSRVEREETVSRCKSRKRYMKQLVQARQAMSAAHTMYLRSLRSTGSALLQFANAEANLHLHHHHRAHHHLPPLHPSPPPQTPPRPPPPPVPMSPSSDTWTSITASPALPPPPPPPPPSSTWDFWDPFVPSSSRSVTEEEWEEGTTTVSEPVAVTVTGAASTAAPPSVVSGFSKDSSSELAMVVSRNTKDLVEIIKELDEYLLKAADAGAQLSLLLEVPSSGFSTQSSNGGKVYNYGWSLSPSSWSWGSSPKLNGFGKMGNEVVQSSIFNRSGSVNNNNNINGSHCSTVERLYAWEKKLFEEVKGVETIKIEHGKKMSTLKKLELKRADYMKTEKTKKEVEKLESEMMVASQAIESTSTEIIKLRETELHPQLIDLVKGLMCMWRSMYECHQVQKHIVQQLKYLNAIPSAEPTSEIHRQSTLQLELEVQQWHMSFCNMVKAQQDYIQSLTGWLRLSLFQFNKNPLSRTGQESKIYSLCDEWHLAVDRIPDKVASEGIKSFLTVIHAIVVQQAEEHKQKKKSEAVFKELEKKVVNLRSLECKYGPYSMPESSGVSRRNPVAEKRLKVEMLRAKAEEEKTKHEKSVSVTRAMTLNNLQMGLPHVFEGMVGFSSVCMHAFESVYNHTKSSGQEVDVKRLLQ, from the exons ATGGGTTGCTGTTACTCACGAGTTGAGAGAGAAGAAACTGTGTCGAGATGTAAATCTCGCAAGAGGTACATGAAACAGCTCGTCCAAGCTCGTCAAGCCATGTCCGCAGCTCACACCATGTACCTTCGCTCACTCCGAAGCACCGGCTCAGCTTTGCTTCAGTTCGCCAATGCCGAAGCTAATCTCCatctccaccaccaccaccgggCTCACCACCATCTTCCGCCACTCCACCCTTCTCCGCCGCCGCAAACCCCACCTCGGCCCCCACCTCCACCAGTCCCAATGAGCCCGAGTTCAGACACATGGACGTCAATCACAGCCTCCCCAGCTCTTCCGCCGCCGCCACCGCCGCCTCCTCCTTCTTCCACATGGGATTTCTGGGACCCTTTTGTGCCTTCTTCGTCAAGGTCGGTGACCGAGGAGGAATGGGAAGAGGGCACCACTACAGTCTCCGAACCAGTGGCCGTCACCGTCACTGGAGCAGCTAGTACTGCCGCACCACCTTCGGTGGTCAGCGGATTTTCCAAAGACAGTTCGAGTGAGCTCGCCATGGTGGTGTCAAGGAACACTAAAGATCTAGTTGAGATTATTAAAGAGCTTGATGAGTATTTACTCAAAGCTGCCGATGCTGGTGCTCAGCTTTCATTACTGTTAGAAGTTCCAAGCTCTGGTTTTTCTACTCAGAGTAGCAATGGag GTAAGGTTTATAACTATGGTTGGAGCTTGAGTCCATCTTCATGGTCATGGGGTTCGAGTCCCAAGCTAAACGGTTTTGGGAAGATGGGTAATGAAGTGGTCCAAAGTAGTATATTCAATCGTAGTGGAAgtgttaataataataataacatcaaTGGTAGTCATTGTTCTACCGTTGAGAGGCTTTATGCTTGGGAAAAGAAACTATTTGAAGAGGTCAAG GGTGTGGAGACCATAAAGATAGAACATGGAAAAAAGATGTCAACGTTGAAGAAGCTAGAGTTGAAGAGAGCCGATTATATGAAGACTGAGAAGACCAAGAAAGAAGTGGAGAAGTTGGAGTCAGAAATGATGGTTGCTTCTCAAGCCATTGAGTCAACATCTACTGAAATCATCAAATTGAGAGAGACAGAATTACATCCACAGCTTATTGACCTAGTCAAAGG ATTAATGTGCATGTGGAGGAGCATGTATGAGTGCCACCAGGTTCAGAAGCATATCGTTCAACAGCTCAAATACCTCAACGCCATCCCTTCTGCCGAACCGACTTCTGAGATTCACAGGCAATCAACTCTTCAGCTTGAGCTTGAAGTACAGCAATGGCATATGTCCTTTTGCAACATGGTTAAAGCCCAACAAGATTATATCCAGTCCCTCACAGGCTGGCTCCGGCTTAGCCTTTTCCAATTTAATAAAAATCCACTGTCGAGAACTGGTCAAGAATCGAAAATCTACTCTCTTTGTGATGAATGGCACCTTGCAGTTGATCGCATTCCTGACAAAGTAGCGTCAGAAGGAATCAAGAGCTTCTTGACGGTAATCCATGCCATTGTTGTTCAACAAGCGGAGGAGcataaacaaaagaagaaatcaGAAGCTGTGTTTAAAGAACTCGAGAAGAAGGTGGTGAACCTTAGATCACTGGAATGCAAGTATGGCCCGTACTCCATGCCTGAATCCTCTGGTGTTTCTAGAAGGAACCCAGTTGCAGAGAAGCGATTAAAGGTGGAAATGTTGCGAGCTAAGGCAGAGGAGGAGAAGACGAAGCATGAAAAGTCAGTGAGCGTGACAAGGGCGATGACCCTAAATAACTTGCAGATGGGATTACCTCATGTCTTTGAGGGAATGGTGGGGTTTTCAAGCGTATGTATGCACGCGTTCGAGTCAGTATACAACCACACCAAGAGTTCTGGTCAGGAGGTTGATGTTAAAAGGTTACTACAGTAA
- the LOC133812872 gene encoding L-ascorbate peroxidase 3-like: MASSSNNREYAKEIEKARRDLRALISSNNCAPIMLRLAWHDAGTYDAKSKTGGPNGSIRLPEELKHKANNGLKFAVDLCEQVKTKHPIITYADLYQLAGVVAVEITGGPAIDFVYGRKDSDKPVEEGRLPNATQGVSHLRDVFYRMCLTDKDIVALSGGHTLGRAHQERSGFDGAWTKDPLKFDNSYFIELLNGNSRGLLKLPTDKALVEDLEFRRYVEHYAKNEDSFFEDYAASHKKLSELGFKQSGGMKAKAIGVAVVVSIGVALLATLLHKGQYHIIPQI, translated from the exons ATGGCTTCATCAAGTAACAACAGAGAATATGCCAAGGAAATTGAGAAAGCTCGGCGAGACCTTCGCGCTCTTATCTCAAGCAATAATTGTGCTCCTATCATGCTTCGTTTGGC GTGGCATGATGCTGGAACATACGATGCTAAATCAAAGACTGGAGGTCCTAATGGCTCTATCAGGCTACCAGAAGAGTTAAAACACAAAGCAAACAATGGTTTGAAATTTGCAGTTGATCTTTGTG AGCAAGTGAAGACCAAACATCCAATAATCACATATGCAGATCTTTACCAG CTTGCTGGTGTTGTTGCTGTTGAGATAACTGGAGGTCCAGCTATCGACTTTGTTTATGGTAgaaag GATTCAGATAAACCTGTTGAAGAAGGGCGCCTTCCAAATGCCACTCAAG GTGTATCACATTTAAGAGATGTATTTTACCGCATGTGTTTAACTGACAAGGACATTGTAGCACTTTCTGGTGGCCATACATTG GGAAGGGCACATCAAGAAAGATCAGGTTTTGATGGAGCATGGACAAAAGACCCTTTGAAGTTTGATAACTCATATTTCAT AGAACTTTTGAATGGGAATTCCCGAGGACTCTTGAAACTTCCTACTGATAAGGCTTTAGTTGAGGATCTCGAGTTTCGCCGTTATGTCGAACATTATGCAAAG AATGAGGATTCATTCTTTGAAGACTATGCTGCATCACATAAGAAGCTATCAGAGCTAGGCTTCAAGCAAAGTGGTGGAATGAAAGCAAAAGCAATTGGAGTAGCAGTTGTTGTTTCAATTGGTGTTGCCTTACTTGCCACTCTACTCCATAAAGGACAGTACCATATCATACCtcaaatttga
- the LOC133812870 gene encoding L-ascorbate peroxidase 3-like — protein MAEALVVDGDYLKEVEKARRDLRALISSKNCAPIMLRLAWHDAGTYDVHTKTGGPNGSIRNEHELGHGANSGLKIAINLCEEVKSKHPKITYADLYQLAGVVAVEVTGGPTIDFVPGRKDSLESPEEGRLPDAKQGVSHLKDIFYRMGLSDKDIVALSGGHTLGKAHPDRSGFDGPWTSEPLKFDNSYFVELLKGESVGLLKLPTDIALLDDPAFRGYVELYAKDEDAFFKDYAESHKKLSELGFSPLPPGPKEVTKCGVIIAQSAVGVAVAAAVVILSYFYEVHRKIK, from the exons ATGGCGGAAGCACTCGTGGTAGATGGAGATTACCTCAAGGAGGTGGAGAAAGCTCGTCGAGACCTTCGCGCTTTGATCTCCAGCAAGAATTGTGCTCCTATCATGCTTCGTTTGGC GTGGCATGATGCAGGAACTTATGATGTTCATACCAAAACTGGAGGTCCCAATGGCTCAATCAGGAATGAGCATGAATTAGGCCATGGAGCAAATAGTGGCTTGAAAATTGCCATTAACTTATGTG AGGAAGTGAAGTCCAAACATCCAAAGATTACCTATGCTGATCTTTACCAG CTTGCTGGGGTTGTTGCCGTTGAGGTCACTGGAGGTCCAACTATTGACTTTGTTCCAGGAAGAAAG GATTCTCTGGAATCTCCTGAAGAAGGACGTCTTCCAGATGCTAAACAAG GAGTATCACACCTAAAGGACATCTTTTATCGCATGGGACTATCTGACAAGGACATTGTGGCACTTTCTGGAGGCCACACATTG GGCAAAGCACATCCGGACCGATCAGGCTTTGATGGCCCTTGGACAAGTGAGCCTTTGAAGTTCGACAATTCATACTTTGT GGAGCTACTGAAAGGAGAATCAGTAGGACTATTGAAACTTCCCACAGACATTGCTTTACTAGATGATCCGGCATTCCGAGGCTACGTTGAGCTATATGCCAAG GATGAGGATGCGTTCTTCAAAGATTATGCGGAATCACACAAAAAGCTCTCAGAGCTAGGCTTCAGTCCACTTCCCCCTGGCCCCAAGGAAGTTACAAAGTGTGGTGTAATAATTGCACAAAGTGCCGTGGGAGTGGCTGTTGCTGCAGCTGTGGTGATCCTGAGTTACTTCTATGAAGTTCATAGAAAAATCAAGTGA
- the LOC133812881 gene encoding uncharacterized protein LOC133812881, translated as MKEDYEIEEKKQAAADVLFQNSKFVMACIGNQVKPSELRLHLMKEISGMPTSLKKESSHPPTASASPEAMGESSSSGTIRLEKADSFRIL; from the exons ATGAAAGAAGATTACGAG ATTGAAGAGAAAAAGCAAGCTGCAGCTGATGTATTGTTCCAAAATTCCAAGTTTGTGATGGCATGCATTGGAAATCAAGTTAAGCCTAGTGAGTTGAGGTTGCATTTGATGAAG GAGATTTCAGGAATGCCCACTTCTCTGAAAAAAGAGTCATCACACCCACCTACAGCTTCAGCCTCTCCCGAAGCAATGGGTGAGTCATCAAGCTCTGGTACAATTAGACTCGAAAAAGCCGATAGTTTTCGGATCCTTTAG
- the LOC133812882 gene encoding proteasome subunit alpha type-7, protein MARYDRAITVFSPDGHLFQVEYALEAVRKGNAAVGVRGTDTIVLGVEKKSTAKLQDSRTVRKIVNLDDHIALACAGLKADARVLINKARIECQSHRLTVEDPVTVEYITRYIAGLQQKYTQSGGVRPFGLSTLIIGFDPYTGAPALYQTDPSGTFSAWKANATGRNSNSLREFLEKNYKETAGQETVKLAIRALLEVVESGGKNIEVAVMTREQGLRQLEEAEIDAIVAEIEAEKAAAEAAKKGPSTKET, encoded by the exons ATGGCCAGGTACGACAGGGCTATAACCGTCTTTTCACCTGACGGTCATCTCTTCCAGGTCGAGTACGCGCTCGAGGCCGTGCGTAAGGGTAACGCCGCCGTCGGCGTTCGTGGCACCGATACCATCGTTCTCGGCGTAGAAAAGAAGTCCACTGCTAAACTTCAGGACTCCAG AACGGTGAGGAAGATTGTGAATTTGGATGATCACATTGCATTGGCCTGTGCTGGGCTCAAAGCCGATGCTCGTGTCTTGATAAACAAGGCGAGAATTGAATGTCAAAGCCACCGACTTACGGTTGAGGATCCAGTAACTGTTGAGTATATAACTCGCTACATTGCTGGCCTTCAGCAGAAGTACACACAAAGTGGTGGTGTTAGACCGTTTGGGCTTTCAACTTTGATTATTGGCTTTGACCCATACACAGGTGCACCGGCACTATATCAGACAGATCCTTCGGGGACTTTTTCAGCCTGGAAAGCCAATGCCACTGGAAGAAACTCTAACTCATTGCGTGAGTTTCTTGAGAAAAACTACAAGGAGACAGCTGGGCAAGAAACCGTCAAGCTCGCCATTCGTGCTTTGCTTGAG GTTGTTGAAAGTGGCGGAAAGAACATAGAAGTTGCAGTTATGACAAGGGAACAAGGTCTGCGACAACTAGAAGAAGCTGAAATCGACGCCATTGTTGCTGAGATAGAAGCAGAGAAAGCCGCCGCAGAGGCTGCAAAGAAGGGTCCTTCAACTAAGGAAACATGA
- the LOC133812868 gene encoding protein POLLENLESS 3-LIKE 2, with amino-acid sequence MLQDMWNAPPGFRPTKSAPSSPAKPLGVSRTRSESFHVTHKVPVGDSPYVRAKNVQLVDKDPEKAIPLFWAAINSGDRVDSALKDMAIVMKQQNRAEEAIEAIKSLRHRCSDQAQESLDNILLDLYKRCGRLDDQIALLRHKLYLIQQGLAFNGKRTKTARSQGKKFQVSVEQEATRLLGNLGWALMQQNNYIEAEDAYRRALAISPDNNKMCNLGICLMKQGRITEAKENLRRVKPAIADGPRGTDSHLKAYERAQQMLKDLESEMLNKGGDRVEQSRLFDAFLGSSSIWQPQPCKDHVTFPPTDSIKTLSQDDFADENANSNILVAQELSLPQPKITKQQHQQQQQLTPSILNSLNIAAQPFYSAKFTRDPLQPPISTQFPETLKRTRSGNAASSMGVTKASSENTKPVAAAVSSGLVDIPENNKTRRLSNTSEEEPAAQKKTEMLSLPDNKDFEEAILAAVLGGPSSENGKVIERKIEKRLKVFQDITLSLSPRA; translated from the exons ATGTTGCAGGATATGTGGAATGCTCCTCCTGGTTTCAGACCGACCAAGTCGGCTCCTTCGTCCCCAGCCAAGCCTCTTGGAGTTTCCAGAACTCGGTCCGAGTCGTTTCATGTGACTCACAAGGTACCAGTTGGAGATTCTCCTTATGTCAGAGCCAAAAATGTTCAA TTGGTGGATAAGGATCCAGAGAAAGCTATTCCGCTGTTCTGGGCAGCCATTAATTCTGGAGATAGAGTGGATAGTGCTCTTAAAGACATGGCTATAGTGATGAAGCAACAGAATCGGGCTGAAGAAGCCATTGAAGCTATTAAGTCGTTAAGACATAGGTGTTCAGATCAAGCTCAAGAGTCTCTTGATAACATTCTTTTGGATCTTTATAAG AGATGTGGTAGATTGGATGACCAAATAGCACTGTTGAGACATAAGTTGTACTTGATTCAGCAAGGTCTAGCATTCAATGGAAAACGAACTAAGACAGCTCGATCTCAAGGAAAGAAATTTCAGGTCTCTGTGGAGCAAGAGGCTACTAGATTACTT GGGAATCTAGGGTGGGCATTGATGCAGCAAAACAACTACATTGAAGCTGAAGATGCCTATCGCAGAGCACTGGCAATTTCACCAGACAACAACAAAATGTGCAACCTTGGTATCTGCTTGATGAAACAAGGCCGAATAACCGAGGCCAAAGAGAATCTCCGCCGTGTTAAACCTGCCATTGCAGATGGTCCAAGAGGCACTGATTCCCATCTCAAAGCCTATGAGAGGGCACAGCAGATGCTCAAAGATCTTGAGTCTGAGATGTTGAACAAGGGAGGTGACAGAGTCGAACAAAGCCGCCTTTTCGATGCTTTCCTCGGCTCATCATCAATCTGGCAGCCTCAGCCTTGCAAAGATCATGTCACTTTTCCACCAACAGATTCAATCAAGACCCTCTCACAAGACGATTTCGCTGATGAGAATGCCAATTCTAACATATTAGTAGCTCAGGAACTGAGTCTTCCACAGCCAAAAATAACAAAGCAGCAGCATCAGCAACAGCAGCAGCTTACTCCTAGTATTTTGAACTCACTGAATATTGCTGCACAGCCATTTTACTCGGCTAAATTCACAAGAGATCCACTacaacctccaatttcaactcaaTTTCCTGAGACCCTCAAGAGAACAAGGTCAGGAAATGCAGCTAGTTCAATGGGAGTAACAAAAGCAAGTAGTGAGAACACAAAGCCAGTTGCTGCAGCGGTTTCATCCGGATTGGTAGACATCCCAGAGAATAACAAGACTAGACGACTGTCTAACACTAGTGAAGAAGAACCAGCAGCTCAGAAGAAGACTGAAATGTTGTCCTTGCCTGATAACAAGGACTTTGAAGAGGCAATTCTTGCAGCTGTTTTAGGAGGCCCATCAAGTGAAAATGGGAAAGTGATTGAAAGGAAGATTGAAAAGAGACTTAAGGTCTTTCAAGACATCACACTCTCACTCAGTCCAAGGGCCTAA